The following are from one region of the Syngnathus acus chromosome 10, fSynAcu1.2, whole genome shotgun sequence genome:
- the ppid gene encoding peptidyl-prolyl cis-trans isomerase D: MSHPVPTNKPSNPENPRVFLDVDIGGTRAGRIVLELFVDVTPKTAENFRALCTGEKGLGKTTGKPLHFKGCPFHRIVKKFMIQGGDFSNQDGTGGESIYGEKFEDENFHYKHDQVGLLSMANAGPNTNGSQFFITTVPTPHLDGKHVVFGQVLKGMGVVKKLEAIDAQDSTPLKPCVIADCGDHKDGDSWGVATCDGTGDAHHDFPEDSDVDFKDVDKVVSVAEDIKKVGNTLFKSQDWNAAVVKYSKALRYLETCGELLEDEGEESPAQKKLVPAVLSCYLNTAACKLKLQMWQEAMDSCNEALELDKGNTKAFFRRAQAWQGLKEYGQAMSDLKTAQGIAPEDKAISNEMKRVQLQVQQEKEREKKIYAKMFA, from the exons ATGTCTCACCCAGTGCCCACCAACAAGCCGTCCAATCCTGAAAACCCTCGCGTTTTCCTCGACGTTGACATTGGCGGTACTAGAG CTGGCCGAATTGTTTTGGAGCTGTTTGTTGACGTCACTCCCAAGACGGCTGAGAACTTCCGAGCCCTCTGCACTGGAGAAAAAGGCCTGGGGAAAACCACAGGGAAACCTCTGCACTTCAAAGGCTGCCCCTTCCACAGGA TTGTTAAGAAGTTCATGATCCAGGGAGGTGACTTCTCCAACCAGGACGGCACGGGTGGTGAGAGCATCTACGGGGAGAAGTTTGAGGATGAAAACTTTCACTACAAG CACGACCAAGTGGGCCTGCTGAGCATGGCCAACGCAGGGCCCAACACCAACGGCTCGCAATTTTTCATCACCACGGTGCCCACGCCACATCTGGATGGCAAGCATGTGGTCTTTGGACAAGTGCTCAAGGGGATGGGCGTGGTTAAAAAGCTCGAGGCGATCGACGCCCAAGACAGCACTCCTCTTAAG ccTTGCGTGATTGCTGACTGTGGCGACCACAAGGACGGCGACAGCTGGGGCGTTGCTACCTGTGACGGCACGGGAGATGCCCACCATGACTTCCCAGAGGACTCAGATGTTGACTTTAAGGAT GTGGACAAAGTTGTGTCAGTGGCCGAGGACATTAAGAAAGTTGGAAACACCCTTTTTAAGAGTCAAGACTGGAATGCTGCTGTCGTCAAATACAGCAAAGCTCTCAG GTATTTGGAAACGTGTGGCGAGCTTTTGGAGGATGAGGGTGAGGAGTCTCCGGCGCAAAAGAAGCTGGTGCCCGCTGTGCTCAGCTGTTACCTCAACACGGCTGCCTGCAAGTTAAAGCTGCAAATGTGGCAGGAGGCCATGGACAGCTGCAACGAG GCTCTGGAGCTGGACAAAGGCAACACCAAGGCATTTTTCCGCAGGGCTCAGGCCTGGCAGGGTCTCAAAGAGTATGGCCAAGCCATG TCTGATCTGAAGACAGCTCAGGGAATAGCGCCAGAAGACAAAG CCATCAGCAATGAGATGAAGCGTGTGCAGCTCCAAGTCCAGCAGGAGAAggaaagagagaagaaaatcTACGCCAAAATGTTTGCCTAA
- the LOC119128875 gene encoding uncharacterized protein C4orf45 isoform X1 gives MQNCKESAGQRIIFTGPDGIGDYRPRFNQSPYVGVGALSPGATSNLSYLWRAAPDAPPPLPKNGYVGEVGWCWQYNSMLNHNTLRSGLQIRKSITRMEVEEQASYKFLQQSEKMTAKQKTQNRDWQ, from the exons ATGCAAAACTGCAAAGAATCTGCAGGACaaagaattatttttacaG GGCCGGATGGTATCGGTGACTACCGCCCGAGGTTCAATCAGTCCCCATATGTGGGAGTGGGCGCATTGTCCCCTGGGGCCACAAGCAACCTGTCTTACCTGTGGAGGGCAGCCCCGGATGCGCCCCCACCTTTACCCAAGAATGGCTACGTGGGCGAAGTGGGTTGGTGCTGGCAGTACAATTCAATGTTGAACCACAACACACTACGCAGTGGCCTGCAAATTAGG aaaAGCATCACACGAATGGAAGTAGAGGAGCAAGCAAGCTACAAGTTTTTGCAGCAATC AGAGAAGATGACCGCTAAGCAGAAAACTCAAAACAGAGACTGGCAGTAA
- the LOC119128875 gene encoding uncharacterized protein C4orf45 isoform X2, with protein sequence MQNCKESAGQRIIFTGPDGIGDYRPRFNQSPYVGVGALSPGATSNLSYLWRAAPDAPPPLPKNGYVGEKSITRMEVEEQASYKFLQQSEKMTAKQKTQNRDWQ encoded by the exons ATGCAAAACTGCAAAGAATCTGCAGGACaaagaattatttttacaG GGCCGGATGGTATCGGTGACTACCGCCCGAGGTTCAATCAGTCCCCATATGTGGGAGTGGGCGCATTGTCCCCTGGGGCCACAAGCAACCTGTCTTACCTGTGGAGGGCAGCCCCGGATGCGCCCCCACCTTTACCCAAGAATGGCTACGTGGGCGAA aaaAGCATCACACGAATGGAAGTAGAGGAGCAAGCAAGCTACAAGTTTTTGCAGCAATC AGAGAAGATGACCGCTAAGCAGAAAACTCAAAACAGAGACTGGCAGTAA